Proteins encoded in a region of the Homo sapiens chromosome 20, GRCh38.p14 Primary Assembly genome:
- the SYS1 gene encoding protein SYS1 homolog isoform a (isoform a is encoded by transcript variant 3) produces MAGQFRSYVWDPLLILSQIVLMQTVYYGSLGLWLALVDGLVRSSPSLDQMFDAEILGFSTPPGRLSMMSFILNALTCALGLLYFIRRGKQCLDFTVTVHFFHLLGCWFYSSRFPSALTWWLVQAVCIALMAVIGEYLCMRTELKEIPLNSAPKSNV; encoded by the exons ATGGCGGGTCAGTTCCGCAGCTACGTGTGGGACCCGCTGCTGATCCTGTCGCAGATCGTCCTCATGCAGACCGTGTATTACGGCTCGCTGGGCCTGTGGCTGGCGCTGGTGGACGGGCTAGTGCGAAGCAGCCCCTCGCTGGACCAGATGTTCGACGCCGAG ATCCTGGGCTTTTCCACCCCTCCAGGCCGGCTCTCCATGATGTCCTTCATCCTCAACGCCCTCACCTG TGCCCTGGGCTTGCTGTACTTCATCCGGCGAGGAAAGCAGTGTCTGGATTTCACTGTCACTGTCCATTTCTTTCACCTCCTGGGCTGCTGGTTCTACAGCTCCCGTTTCCCCTCGGCGCTGACCTGGTGGCTGGTCCAAGCCGTGTGCATTGCACTCATGGCTGTCATCGGGGAGTACCTGTGCATGCGGACGGAGCTCAAGGAGATACCCCTCAACTCAGCCCCTAAATCCAATGTCTAG
- the SYS1 gene encoding protein SYS1 homolog isoform b (isoform b is encoded by transcript variant 2) — translation MAGQFRSYVWDPLLILSQIVLMQTVYYGSLGLWLALVDGLVRSSPSLDQMFDAEILGFSTPPGRLSMMSFILNALT, via the exons ATGGCGGGTCAGTTCCGCAGCTACGTGTGGGACCCGCTGCTGATCCTGTCGCAGATCGTCCTCATGCAGACCGTGTATTACGGCTCGCTGGGCCTGTGGCTGGCGCTGGTGGACGGGCTAGTGCGAAGCAGCCCCTCGCTGGACCAGATGTTCGACGCCGAG ATCCTGGGCTTTTCCACCCCTCCAGGCCGGCTCTCCATGATGTCCTTCATCCTCAACGCCCTCACCTG